One Thomasclavelia spiroformis DSM 1552 DNA window includes the following coding sequences:
- a CDS encoding alanine/glycine:cation symporter family protein codes for MEFFTELLKKINELVWGLPLICLLLGTGIYFTYKLKLIQLIKLKLAFKLIFKKENNKEGDVSSFQALCTALSSTVGTGNIVGVATAIAAGGPGALFWMWVSAFFGMATKYAEGLLAIRYRVKDENDQMAGGPMYYLERGLGNKFLAKLFAFFGVAVALLGIGTFTQVKSISDAMFLSFNIPPYVTAIILTICVGFITVGGIKRIANVAEKVIPLMCVFYIGGVVIILVTHLNVIPHVIMLVIQSAFNPQAALGGGVGITMVMAMQKGISRGIFSNESGLGSAPIAAAAAKTDSCVEQGLVSMTGTFIDTIVICTMTGLAILLTNSHTSGLEGAAMTTLAFNKGLFIPMIGKYVVNIGLIFFAFTTIIGWNYYGERCMYYLKGLKAIPYYKFIFIVFIAIGPFMSLEFIFILADIVNGCMALPNLIGLIGLRKEIVMETQAYFKKDKDSIVLEEFVCE; via the coding sequence ATGGAGTTTTTTACAGAATTATTGAAGAAAATTAATGAATTGGTATGGGGATTACCGTTAATTTGTTTATTGTTAGGAACAGGGATTTATTTTACGTATAAATTAAAATTAATACAATTAATCAAATTAAAATTGGCATTTAAATTAATTTTTAAAAAAGAAAACAATAAAGAAGGTGATGTTTCTAGTTTTCAAGCTTTGTGTACAGCTTTGTCATCAACTGTAGGAACTGGAAATATTGTAGGGGTTGCTACAGCGATAGCTGCAGGTGGTCCAGGAGCATTGTTTTGGATGTGGGTTTCTGCATTTTTTGGAATGGCAACTAAATATGCTGAAGGATTATTAGCGATTCGTTATCGGGTCAAAGATGAAAATGACCAGATGGCTGGCGGTCCCATGTATTATTTAGAACGTGGGTTGGGTAATAAGTTTTTAGCAAAATTGTTTGCTTTTTTTGGAGTAGCAGTAGCCTTGTTAGGAATTGGGACATTTACGCAAGTTAAATCTATTTCTGATGCGATGTTTTTATCGTTTAATATCCCACCTTATGTAACAGCAATTATTCTTACAATCTGTGTGGGATTTATTACTGTAGGCGGGATTAAAAGAATTGCAAATGTGGCTGAAAAAGTAATTCCTTTGATGTGCGTGTTTTATATTGGCGGAGTTGTAATCATTTTAGTTACGCATTTAAATGTAATTCCTCATGTAATTATGTTAGTTATTCAATCTGCTTTTAATCCTCAAGCGGCATTGGGTGGAGGCGTTGGTATTACTATGGTGATGGCAATGCAAAAAGGAATTAGTAGAGGTATTTTTTCTAATGAAAGTGGTTTAGGTAGTGCTCCAATTGCAGCAGCAGCTGCTAAAACTGATTCATGTGTTGAACAAGGGCTTGTATCGATGACCGGAACTTTTATTGATACGATTGTTATTTGTACAATGACCGGACTTGCGATTTTACTTACAAATAGTCATACAAGTGGTTTAGAAGGAGCAGCAATGACAACACTTGCGTTTAATAAAGGATTGTTTATTCCGATGATTGGTAAATATGTTGTTAATATTGGTCTTATTTTCTTTGCATTTACAACTATTATTGGATGGAATTATTATGGTGAAAGATGTATGTACTATTTAAAAGGATTGAAAGCAATTCCTTATTATAAATTTATTTTTATTGTGTTTATTGCTATTGGTCCATTTATGTCTTTAGAGTTTATTTTCATTTTGGCAGATATTGTTAATGGATGTATGGCACTTCCAAATTTAATAGGATTAATTGGACTTAGAAAAGAGATTGTTATGGAAACGCAGGCGTATTTTAAAAAAGATAAAGATTCGATTGTTTTAGAAGAATTTGTATGTGAATAA
- a CDS encoding glutaredoxin domain-containing protein, with product MKMFILENCPHCKRARAWIEELKQENPIYQSIEIELIDEQENIEIANRYDYYYVPALFDGNIKLHEGVASKEGIRKIFDKYLKNDI from the coding sequence ATGAAAATGTTTATTTTAGAAAATTGTCCACATTGTAAAAGAGCTCGTGCTTGGATTGAGGAATTGAAACAAGAAAATCCAATATATCAAAGTATTGAAATTGAATTAATTGATGAACAAGAAAACATTGAAATAGCTAATCGATATGATTATTATTATGTGCCTGCGTTATTTGATGGTAATATTAAATTACATGAGGGAGTAGCCTCAAAAGAAGGGATAAGAAAAATTTTTGATAAATATTTAAAAAATGATATATAA
- a CDS encoding GyrI-like domain-containing protein encodes MIKFDIKKEYPQLYRATTKKISQIVVPKLKYIAIDGIGNPTVLEFKDKSKLMFAINKSLRKYYQNEGITFSGSKLEGIWDTYDNSHFDVTRKQMIKYTLMMLQPPILTEEILEKVKAELLAKTNNSYILDVYFKEFEEGECIQMLHIGPYNTEINSTKEIMEYITVANLKLSGFHHEIYLNKPEYVAPENLKTIVRYPVKEDLV; translated from the coding sequence ATGATAAAGTTTGATATAAAAAAAGAATATCCGCAATTGTATCGGGCGACTACTAAAAAGATTAGCCAAATAGTAGTGCCTAAGTTAAAATATATTGCAATAGATGGAATTGGTAATCCTACTGTTTTAGAATTTAAAGATAAGTCAAAATTAATGTTTGCAATTAATAAGTCTTTAAGAAAATATTATCAAAATGAAGGTATCACTTTTAGTGGATCTAAATTGGAGGGGATTTGGGATACATATGATAATAGTCATTTTGATGTAACAAGAAAACAAATGATAAAATATACTTTAATGATGTTACAGCCCCCTATATTAACAGAAGAAATATTAGAAAAAGTTAAGGCGGAATTATTAGCTAAAACAAATAATTCTTATATTTTAGATGTTTATTTCAAGGAATTTGAAGAAGGTGAATGTATTCAAATGCTACATATTGGACCTTATAATACAGAGATAAATTCTACTAAGGAAATTATGGAATATATAACTGTTGCTAATTTGAAATTAAGTGGATTTCATCACGAAATATATTTAAATAAACCAGAGTATGTAGCACCAGAGAATTTAAAAACAATTGTACGTTATCCAGTAAAGGAGGATTTAGTTTAA
- a CDS encoding glutamine synthetase III gives MEMTRLLEDYGCLTFSDDVMKERIPKSIYKEFHASLDKGEELSKECATVIANAMKIWALENGATHFTHWFMPMTGLTAEKHDAFIEPDGSKAVLEFSGKTLRKGEPDASSFPSGGLRATFEARGYTAWDCTSPAFVKDSSLYIPTLFCSYTGEALDKKTPLLRSCDALSKAACRLLPLLGVEGVTKVTASVGAEQEYFLVLDEYYQQRMDLKLTGRTLFGTMAPKGQELEDHYFGSLKRKVAAFMKDLDHELWRYGIPSKTKHNEVAPAQHEVACVYSKVNITTDNNHLLMQIMQDIAKKHGLRCLLHEKPFAGVNGSGKHDNWSVITNTGINLFNPGNNPAENKPFIAALACTIRAVDMYADLMRMSIASAGNDHRLGANEAPPAIISMFLGEDLEALIDEICEGKEIKKANTSRFATGVSVVPTFSKDNTDRNRTSPFAFTGNKFEFRGVGSSQSIAGPNTVLNSIFADSMEVMADEIDGGKSFETVVKEFITKHRRIIFNGDGYSAKWEEKAKELGLLNNKNTVDALNCLKDQKNVDMFKRLGVYSDIELKARHEILLESYIKTIQLEGLTALKMAKTQLYPAVCDYLAKLSSEIVSIKNADLDAEFLFKDANKLTKQVKLMKEEMDKLEQNIKFAQNLDDNIEKQAIVWRDYVFTSMQSLREITDMIEESVDAKYWPIPTYVDLLFGI, from the coding sequence ATGGAAATGACTAGATTATTAGAGGATTATGGATGTTTAACATTTAGTGATGATGTAATGAAGGAACGAATTCCAAAATCTATTTATAAAGAGTTTCATGCATCTTTAGATAAGGGAGAAGAATTATCAAAAGAATGTGCAACAGTAATTGCTAATGCGATGAAAATATGGGCATTAGAAAATGGAGCAACACATTTTACTCATTGGTTTATGCCAATGACTGGATTAACAGCAGAAAAACATGATGCATTTATTGAACCGGATGGTTCTAAAGCAGTATTAGAATTTAGTGGAAAGACTTTAAGAAAAGGAGAGCCTGATGCTTCATCTTTTCCATCTGGAGGCTTAAGAGCAACATTTGAAGCTAGAGGATATACTGCATGGGATTGTACTTCGCCAGCATTTGTAAAGGATAGCAGTTTATATATACCAACTTTATTTTGTTCATATACAGGTGAGGCACTGGATAAAAAAACACCATTATTAAGATCATGTGATGCTTTATCAAAAGCTGCATGTAGATTATTACCATTATTAGGAGTTGAAGGTGTAACAAAAGTAACAGCATCAGTTGGTGCTGAACAAGAATATTTTTTAGTGTTAGATGAGTATTATCAGCAAAGAATGGATTTAAAATTAACTGGTCGTACTTTATTTGGCACAATGGCGCCAAAAGGACAAGAACTTGAAGATCATTACTTTGGTAGTCTTAAACGTAAAGTAGCAGCGTTTATGAAAGATTTAGACCATGAATTATGGAGGTATGGAATTCCTTCAAAAACAAAGCATAATGAAGTTGCACCAGCACAACACGAAGTGGCTTGTGTATATTCCAAAGTTAACATTACAACTGATAACAATCATTTATTAATGCAAATAATGCAAGATATTGCTAAAAAACATGGACTTCGTTGTTTATTGCATGAAAAACCATTTGCAGGTGTTAATGGATCTGGAAAACATGATAATTGGTCGGTTATTACTAATACTGGTATTAATTTATTTAATCCAGGAAATAATCCAGCAGAAAATAAACCATTTATAGCTGCACTTGCATGTACAATTAGAGCAGTTGATATGTATGCTGATTTAATGCGCATGAGTATTGCAAGCGCAGGAAATGATCATCGTTTGGGAGCTAATGAAGCCCCTCCAGCCATTATTTCAATGTTTTTAGGTGAGGATTTGGAAGCTCTTATTGATGAAATTTGTGAAGGTAAGGAAATTAAAAAAGCAAATACATCTCGTTTTGCAACAGGAGTATCAGTTGTTCCAACTTTTTCTAAAGATAATACAGATCGTAATCGTACTTCTCCTTTTGCCTTTACAGGTAATAAATTTGAGTTTAGAGGGGTCGGTTCTAGTCAATCCATTGCTGGACCAAATACAGTGTTAAATTCTATTTTTGCAGATTCAATGGAAGTTATGGCTGATGAAATTGATGGTGGTAAGTCATTTGAAACAGTGGTAAAAGAATTTATAACTAAGCATCGACGTATTATTTTTAATGGTGATGGTTATTCAGCAAAATGGGAAGAAAAGGCCAAAGAACTAGGATTGCTTAATAATAAAAATACAGTTGATGCATTAAATTGTTTAAAAGATCAAAAGAATGTTGATATGTTTAAACGTTTAGGTGTTTATAGTGATATTGAATTAAAAGCTCGTCATGAAATATTATTAGAAAGTTATATAAAAACAATTCAATTAGAAGGATTAACGGCTTTAAAGATGGCTAAAACCCAACTTTATCCTGCGGTTTGTGATTATTTAGCTAAGCTTTCTTCAGAAATTGTATCAATTAAAAATGCCGATTTAGATGCTGAATTCTTATTTAAAGATGCTAATAAATTAACTAAACAAGTTAAATTAATGAAAGAGGAAATGGATAAGTTAGAGCAAAATATTAAATTTGCACAAAATTTAGATGATAATATTGAAAAACAAGCAATTGTTTGGCGTGATTATGTATTTACATCAATGCAATCATTAAGAGAAATAACTGATATGATTGAAGAATCAGTTGATGCTAAATATTGGCCAATTCCTACTTATGTAGATTTATTGTTTGGAATTTAA
- a CDS encoding VanZ family protein, with protein sequence MKKIRYFIPAIIWMIFIFIMSHTNGNDSSNQSNFIAQIILRFINVDLNILTFIIRKIAHMCEYAILFLLIYYGLHKTIKYQYKLLISLIISILYACSDEFHQIFISGRSGQFKDVIIDTTGMIIMLSIIYLWQKEKKSNHHY encoded by the coding sequence ATGAAAAAAATTAGATATTTTATACCTGCTATTATTTGGATGATTTTTATCTTTATTATGTCTCATACAAATGGGAATGATTCATCAAATCAAAGCAACTTTATTGCACAAATTATTTTAAGATTTATAAATGTTGATTTAAATATTTTAACATTTATTATTCGAAAAATTGCACATATGTGTGAATATGCGATATTATTTCTATTAATATATTATGGTTTACATAAAACAATTAAATATCAATATAAGCTATTAATATCTTTAATAATCTCTATTTTATATGCGTGCAGTGATGAATTTCATCAAATATTTATTTCTGGTCGTAGCGGTCAATTTAAAGATGTAATAATCGATACTACTGGGATGATAATAATGCTTTCAATCATCTATTTATGGCAAAAAGAAAAGAAGTCTAATCATCATTATTAA
- a CDS encoding IS91 family transposase — protein MIDLAVPTDTLALFNLRQYFKKNSKESFKYIFFDNFEYIHNLYLSGKLRDITFDNIQKTILCSSVYLGFDLFECPNCGHETIVPHTCSSRFCSKCGSKAAQQRAAHVSAMAFESKHRHIVFTIPKELRPFFLKDRSLLEGFFTVSRNVLASLFNDCKYRKMKNRFKKNHICKKTKHKSKYLYKDTRNNIIFGAIASLHTFGRNLQWNPHIHILVCEDAYDTKNDKIKNFSFMSYKKLRQTWRYQLLDYLDKRIGNNETFRRLKLWYYTKYTEGFYVHAPKFKKDQDEDDINDCVKYITRYTSRPVMAESRIVKYDDINKTVHWFYHRHEDDKRIDVIEPVTSFINNVVLHCPERNFKMVRYFGFYANKSLKTYDRMAELVGKKLKRKVQYKKERAAAAKINKEKTHFRYYMIQSFQRDPLLCTCGEIMNYAETYDPFEGGIKNDRRYRNGCIYNSKYLKSRTRPAATGMD, from the coding sequence ATGATTGATTTAGCTGTACCTACTGATACATTAGCTCTTTTTAATTTAAGACAATATTTTAAAAAAAATTCTAAAGAATCTTTTAAATACATTTTCTTTGATAATTTTGAATATATTCACAATCTTTATCTTTCTGGTAAATTGCGTGATATTACTTTTGATAATATTCAAAAAACTATTCTTTGCTCCTCTGTTTATTTAGGTTTCGATCTTTTCGAATGCCCTAACTGCGGTCATGAAACTATTGTCCCTCATACCTGTTCTTCCAGATTCTGCAGCAAATGCGGTTCAAAAGCTGCCCAGCAACGTGCTGCTCATGTTTCTGCTATGGCTTTTGAATCAAAACATCGACACATTGTTTTTACTATCCCTAAAGAACTTAGACCTTTCTTTTTAAAAGACAGATCTCTTCTTGAGGGTTTCTTCACTGTATCTCGCAATGTACTGGCTTCTCTTTTCAATGACTGTAAATACCGTAAAATGAAAAACAGATTTAAAAAGAATCATATCTGCAAAAAAACAAAGCACAAATCCAAATATCTCTACAAAGATACCAGAAATAATATTATATTTGGTGCTATCGCTTCATTGCATACTTTTGGGCGTAATCTCCAATGGAATCCTCATATTCATATTTTAGTATGTGAAGATGCATACGATACAAAAAATGATAAAATTAAAAACTTTTCCTTTATGTCCTATAAAAAACTAAGACAGACATGGCGATATCAGCTACTTGATTATCTTGATAAAAGAATCGGTAACAATGAGACCTTCAGAAGACTAAAACTCTGGTATTATACTAAATACACTGAAGGTTTCTATGTCCATGCTCCTAAATTCAAAAAAGATCAGGATGAAGACGATATCAATGATTGCGTTAAATATATCACCAGGTATACCAGCAGACCGGTCATGGCCGAAAGCAGGATAGTAAAATATGATGATATCAATAAAACAGTTCACTGGTTTTATCACCGACACGAAGATGATAAGCGTATTGATGTAATCGAACCAGTTACCAGTTTTATCAATAATGTTGTTCTACACTGTCCTGAAAGAAATTTTAAGATGGTAAGATATTTTGGATTCTATGCAAACAAAAGTTTAAAGACATATGACAGAATGGCAGAACTGGTTGGAAAAAAACTTAAACGTAAAGTTCAGTACAAAAAAGAAAGAGCAGCAGCAGCTAAAATAAATAAGGAAAAGACACATTTCAGATATTATATGATACAATCATTTCAGAGGGATCCTCTACTATGTACATGTGGAGAAATAATGAATTATGCAGAGACATATGATCCTTTTGAAGGAGGGATAAAAAATGACAGACGATATCGAAACGGATGCATCTACAACTCAAAGTATCTCAAAAGTCGAACCAGACCAGCAGCAACAGGGATGGACTGA
- a CDS encoding phage holin family protein has translation MNSLSELNYIDSYNAIVGGIVTFLTMVLGEHWILFVLFLLFNVIDFITGWMKARMTKKENSIKGFKGVIKKLGYWLIILVSFSTSVLFIEIGEVLKIDLSITTMLGWFVLASLAINEIRSIIENIVECGYKVPQILIKGLDIANKVINKKEDD, from the coding sequence GTGAATAGTTTAAGTGAGTTGAATTATATAGATTCATATAATGCGATTGTTGGTGGGATTGTAACTTTTTTAACAATGGTTTTAGGAGAACATTGGATTTTGTTTGTTTTGTTTTTGTTATTTAATGTAATTGATTTTATTACAGGATGGATGAAGGCAAGGATGACTAAAAAAGAAAATTCAATTAAAGGATTTAAAGGAGTTATAAAAAAATTAGGGTATTGGTTAATTATTCTAGTTTCTTTTAGTACATCAGTCTTGTTTATTGAAATAGGTGAAGTGTTAAAAATTGATTTAAGTATTACGACGATGTTAGGTTGGTTTGTTTTAGCTTCTTTGGCAATAAATGAAATTAGATCGATTATTGAAAATATTGTAGAATGCGGCTATAAAGTGCCACAGATTTTGATAAAGGGATTGGATATTGCAAACAAAGTAATCAATAAAAAAGAAGATGATTAA
- a CDS encoding peptidylprolyl isomerase: METVKIAIEMEDGEVMKGELYPEIAPITVENFLNLIDQDFFAGLIFHRVIPGFMIQGGGYDKDFNHHEAKSIKGEFSSNGVKNDLLHTRGVLSMARTMVPDSASSQFFIMHEDAPHLDGQYAAFGKITEGLEIVDKIANMPRNFQDCPNEPVVIKTIRRD, from the coding sequence ATGGAAACAGTAAAAATTGCTATTGAAATGGAAGATGGAGAAGTAATGAAAGGAGAACTTTATCCTGAAATTGCCCCAATTACAGTTGAAAATTTTTTAAATTTAATTGATCAAGATTTTTTTGCAGGGTTAATCTTCCACCGTGTTATCCCTGGATTTATGATCCAAGGTGGTGGGTATGATAAAGACTTTAATCATCATGAAGCTAAAAGTATTAAAGGAGAATTTAGTAGTAATGGTGTAAAAAATGATTTGTTACATACACGTGGCGTATTATCAATGGCTCGTACAATGGTTCCAGATTCAGCTTCTTCACAGTTTTTTATTATGCATGAAGATGCTCCACATTTAGATGGGCAATATGCTGCATTTGGAAAAATTACTGAGGGACTAGAAATAGTTGATAAAATTGCCAATATGCCAAGAAACTTTCAAGATTGTCCTAATGAGCCAGTTGTTATTAAAACAATTAGAAGAGATTAG
- the abc-f gene encoding ribosomal protection-like ABC-F family protein yields the protein MLIECSNIKKSFQGIPLLKDITFKVDNHDKIAIIGVNGAGKTTILKIISGEEEYDSGNLFCNKDLSLSYLKQQHDLNMNKTVYETGLDVFSSLIAIENKLRELETMMSNNQSEKILSEYDRLTHEFQQKDGYSYPSKLTGVLKGLGFSEEEFNYKVSMLSGGQKTRLALARMLLQEPKLLLLDEPTNHLDSMAINFLEGYLKNYPHALIIVSHDRYFIDQVSNKIIEIENGKSKTYKCKYNEYSILKKKQRAVDLKHYINQQKEIKRIQESIDTLKSFNREKQIKRAESKEKQLAKIERIERPENLPDTITINFKPNRESGFDVLKIENLAVKFDDILFQNINIDIKKQERVALVGDNGIGKTTLFKTILNLLTPYLGKIKFGSKVDIAYYDQEHQTLSMNKTIFNEISDNFPKMTNTEIRNTLALFNFKGDDVFKEISLLSGGEKGRVVLTEILLKQANFLILDEPTNHLDIASKEVLEDALNQFEGTIFFISHDRYFINKVATRVIELTNNQAISYDGNYDTYFNHKIIDKPIKKENKDYLSMKQQNALYRKQQNKIKKVETNISNIENQIKTLTEQLQSDEVLNDYQKYNQINDEINVLETQLNELMEEWEMLQAV from the coding sequence ATGTTAATAGAATGTTCAAATATAAAAAAATCTTTTCAGGGAATTCCATTATTAAAAGATATAACTTTTAAAGTAGATAATCATGATAAAATTGCTATTATTGGTGTAAACGGTGCAGGGAAAACTACTATTTTAAAAATTATATCAGGTGAAGAAGAGTATGATAGTGGAAATCTTTTTTGTAACAAGGACTTATCATTAAGTTACTTAAAGCAACAGCATGATTTAAATATGAATAAAACAGTATATGAAACGGGTTTAGATGTGTTTTCATCATTAATTGCCATTGAAAATAAATTACGTGAATTAGAAACAATGATGTCAAATAATCAAAGCGAAAAAATATTAAGTGAATATGATCGTCTAACTCATGAGTTTCAACAAAAAGATGGTTATAGTTATCCAAGTAAATTAACAGGTGTATTAAAAGGACTCGGTTTTAGTGAAGAAGAATTTAATTATAAGGTATCGATGTTATCCGGAGGTCAAAAAACAAGATTAGCTCTTGCTAGAATGCTATTACAAGAACCTAAATTGTTATTGCTTGACGAACCTACTAACCATTTAGATAGTATGGCAATTAATTTTCTAGAAGGCTATTTAAAAAATTATCCTCATGCCCTTATAATAGTAAGTCATGATCGCTATTTTATTGATCAAGTATCTAATAAAATTATTGAAATAGAAAACGGTAAATCTAAAACATATAAATGTAAATATAATGAATACTCTATTTTAAAGAAAAAACAAAGAGCAGTAGATTTAAAACATTATATCAATCAACAAAAAGAAATTAAACGTATCCAAGAAAGTATTGATACTTTAAAATCTTTTAATCGCGAAAAACAAATCAAACGAGCTGAATCCAAAGAAAAACAATTAGCTAAAATAGAACGAATTGAACGTCCAGAAAATTTACCTGATACGATTACAATTAATTTTAAACCTAATCGTGAATCTGGATTTGATGTTTTAAAAATTGAAAATCTTGCGGTCAAATTTGATGATATATTATTTCAAAATATTAATATTGATATAAAAAAACAAGAACGTGTTGCTCTTGTTGGTGATAATGGTATTGGTAAAACAACTTTATTTAAAACCATTTTAAATTTATTAACTCCATATCTTGGTAAAATTAAATTTGGTAGTAAAGTAGATATTGCATATTATGATCAAGAACATCAAACACTTTCAATGAATAAAACAATTTTTAATGAAATTAGTGATAATTTCCCTAAAATGACAAATACTGAAATACGTAATACTTTAGCTTTATTTAATTTTAAAGGTGATGATGTGTTTAAAGAAATTTCATTATTATCTGGTGGTGAAAAAGGTCGTGTTGTATTAACTGAAATTTTATTGAAACAAGCTAATTTTTTAATTCTTGATGAACCTACCAACCACTTAGATATTGCTTCAAAAGAAGTACTTGAAGATGCTTTGAATCAATTTGAGGGAACTATTTTCTTTATTAGTCATGATCGTTACTTTATCAACAAAGTTGCTACTAGAGTAATCGAATTAACAAATAATCAAGCAATTAGTTATGACGGTAATTATGATACATATTTTAATCATAAAATCATTGATAAACCTATAAAAAAAGAAAACAAAGATTATTTAAGTATGAAGCAACAAAATGCACTATATCGAAAACAACAAAATAAAATAAAAAAAGTAGAAACAAATATTTCAAATATCGAAAACCAAATCAAAACATTAACTGAACAACTACAAAGTGATGAAGTATTAAATGATTATCAAAAATATAATCAAATAAATGATGAAATAAATGTTTTAGAAACTCAACTTAATGAACTTATGGAAGAATGGGAAATGCTTCAAGCGGTATAA
- the yfcE gene encoding phosphodiesterase, with protein MKLMFISDIHGSFYYANEAIKKFEKEKADKLIILGDILYHGPRNDLPKEYAPKKVISLLNAYKNKIIAVRGNCDAEVDQMVLDFPIRSDYATIDVDNHHFFLTHGHLFDENNLPNLNSGDIFVYGHIHKQVMKIENGIYIINPSSISLPKEGNNSYGIYENDEFMIKEFDNSIIKRIKFEKAM; from the coding sequence ATGAAATTAATGTTTATATCTGATATACATGGATCATTTTATTATGCTAATGAAGCAATTAAAAAGTTTGAAAAAGAAAAAGCAGATAAGTTAATCATATTAGGTGATATTTTATATCATGGACCTCGTAATGATTTACCTAAAGAGTATGCTCCTAAAAAAGTTATTAGTTTATTGAATGCTTATAAAAATAAAATAATAGCTGTTCGTGGTAACTGTGATGCTGAAGTTGATCAAATGGTTTTAGATTTTCCAATTCGTAGTGATTATGCTACAATTGATGTTGATAATCATCATTTCTTTTTGACACATGGACATTTATTTGATGAGAATAATTTGCCTAATTTAAATAGTGGAGATATTTTTGTTTATGGACATATTCATAAACAAGTTATGAAAATAGAAAATGGAATTTATATTATTAATCCTTCTTCTATTTCTTTACCTAAAGAAGGTAATAATAGTTATGGTATCTATGAAAATGATGAATTTATGATTAAAGAGTTTGATAATAGCATTATTAAAAGAATAAAGTTTGAAAAGGCAATGTAA